In Parasegetibacter sp. NRK P23, a single genomic region encodes these proteins:
- a CDS encoding EcsC family protein, giving the protein MNAYEALAMDELKRWQRKMTKRPSLVNKLSKKLQTKLNSYIPDKVHAGITAVVKQMVRGVLFGAEYTTSKKEVYRTLEVAESAVKARIDVYKKTAATEGGITGAGGILMGLADFPLLLGIKLKMLFDIASEYGFDVKEFKERLFILHIFQLAFSSQQHRKKVFEQMSDWEEKSKFIPEDIQQFDWLSFQQEYRDYIDLAKLAQLIPGIGAVVGVVVNYRLLNQLGETAMNAYRMRWMEMKRLPA; this is encoded by the coding sequence ATGAATGCATACGAAGCACTTGCCATGGACGAACTGAAACGATGGCAGCGGAAAATGACCAAAAGGCCTTCGCTGGTGAATAAACTGTCGAAGAAGTTACAGACGAAACTCAATAGTTATATTCCCGATAAAGTACACGCGGGCATTACCGCCGTGGTCAAACAAATGGTGCGCGGGGTATTGTTCGGAGCGGAATATACCACCTCCAAAAAAGAAGTGTACCGCACGCTCGAAGTAGCCGAATCGGCGGTGAAAGCAAGGATAGACGTGTATAAGAAAACCGCTGCCACGGAAGGCGGAATCACAGGAGCCGGAGGAATATTGATGGGGTTGGCGGATTTTCCTTTGTTACTGGGCATCAAACTAAAAATGTTGTTCGACATCGCTTCCGAATACGGGTTCGATGTGAAGGAGTTCAAAGAAAGGCTGTTCATCCTTCATATCTTTCAACTGGCTTTCTCCAGCCAGCAACACCGGAAAAAAGTGTTTGAACAAATGTCCGACTGGGAGGAGAAAAGTAAATTCATCCCGGAAGACATCCAGCAATTCGACTGGCTCAGTTTCCAACAGGAATACCGCGATTATATAGACCTCGCGAAACTGGCGCAACTCATCCCCGGCATCGGTGCGGTGGTTGGTGTAGTGGTGAATTACCGGCTGCTGAACCAGTTGGGAGAAACGGCCATGAACGCCTACCGGATGCGCTGGATGGAAATGAAAAGATTACCGGCCTGA
- a CDS encoding OsmC family protein: MEKIVEQAVAVIGMEKYTSNVVSAGHELLADEPMELGGADKGMNPFSLLAASLATCTTSTLRMYADRKQWPLEGVEVKVTLKRNDVFQGMLIDKEVHLKGILSPEQKARLLDIAEKCPVQKVLTGEIKVNTVAF, from the coding sequence ATGGAAAAGATTGTTGAACAGGCAGTTGCCGTAATAGGTATGGAGAAATATACTTCCAATGTGGTTTCGGCCGGTCATGAATTACTGGCGGATGAACCAATGGAACTTGGCGGGGCCGACAAAGGCATGAATCCTTTTTCCTTACTGGCCGCATCCCTCGCCACTTGTACCACCAGCACCCTCCGTATGTACGCGGACCGGAAACAATGGCCGCTGGAAGGGGTGGAAGTGAAAGTGACCCTGAAAAGAAACGATGTGTTCCAAGGAATGCTGATCGATAAAGAAGTTCACCTGAAGGGGATTCTTTCTCCCGAACAAAAGGCGCGCTTACTGGATATCGCTGAAAAATGCCCCGTTCAGAAAGTGCTTACAGGGGAAATAAAAGTGAATACGGTCGCTTTCTGA
- a CDS encoding glycoside hydrolase family 88 protein produces MKKNIFIAISILCCTILAMALIQKKDPLKDNFSVAAKRYTTLLQTATDLTKYPHSINKDGTLAYYPIEEWTGGFWPGILWYMYEFTGEQKWKTAATTWTESLESNQFNTAHHDIGFMMYCSYGNALRFNNNTAYRAILVQSAKSLCKRYAPVVGSIQSWNPRKSKGEKHQWNYPVIMDNMMNLELLFYAAKTTGDTAFSHIAVRHAETTMKNHLRPDNSSYHVVNYDPVTGNVLHRQTLQGFSDNSTWARGQAWGIYGFTTCYRETKDPRFLRTACNMADFFLDHPNLPADKVPFWDFNAGQPGFVPDWQFDPKKYVPVPRDASAAAITCSALFELAGYVNAEQSKKYLDAAQKIMLSLSSSTYLNKEGANPFFLLKHSVGNLPSDREVDVPLIYADYYFIEAMLRYKKLKQK; encoded by the coding sequence ATGAAGAAAAATATATTCATCGCGATTTCCATTTTGTGCTGTACCATCCTGGCCATGGCACTCATTCAAAAAAAGGATCCGTTAAAAGACAATTTCAGCGTCGCGGCTAAAAGGTACACCACGCTCCTCCAAACCGCTACCGATCTTACAAAATACCCGCATTCCATCAACAAAGACGGCACGCTGGCTTATTACCCGATCGAAGAATGGACCGGCGGTTTCTGGCCCGGCATTCTCTGGTACATGTACGAGTTCACGGGAGAGCAAAAATGGAAAACAGCCGCCACCACCTGGACCGAATCGCTGGAAAGCAACCAGTTCAATACCGCGCACCACGACATCGGTTTTATGATGTATTGCAGCTATGGCAATGCTTTACGCTTCAACAACAATACCGCTTACCGTGCCATCCTGGTACAATCAGCAAAGTCACTCTGCAAAAGATATGCTCCTGTCGTGGGTAGTATTCAATCGTGGAACCCCCGGAAATCGAAAGGGGAGAAGCACCAATGGAATTATCCCGTGATCATGGACAACATGATGAACCTCGAACTGTTGTTCTATGCCGCGAAAACCACGGGCGATACTGCTTTCAGCCATATTGCGGTGCGGCACGCCGAAACCACAATGAAAAACCACTTACGCCCCGATAACAGCTCTTACCATGTGGTGAACTACGATCCGGTAACCGGCAATGTGTTACACCGGCAGACACTTCAGGGGTTTTCAGACAATTCCACCTGGGCGCGCGGACAGGCATGGGGTATCTATGGCTTTACCACCTGCTACCGCGAAACAAAGGATCCGCGTTTCCTGCGCACGGCCTGTAATATGGCGGATTTCTTCCTGGACCATCCCAATCTTCCGGCAGACAAAGTTCCTTTCTGGGACTTTAACGCGGGACAGCCAGGCTTCGTTCCCGATTGGCAGTTTGACCCCAAAAAATATGTTCCCGTTCCACGCGATGCTTCCGCTGCGGCCATTACCTGCTCCGCTTTATTCGAACTGGCAGGGTACGTCAATGCCGAACAAAGCAAAAAATACCTTGACGCCGCTCAAAAAATCATGCTTTCCCTGAGTTCCTCCACCTACCTGAACAAGGAGGGCGCGAACCCGTTCTTCCTGCTGAAACACAGTGTGGGCAACCTTCCCAGCGATCGGGAAGTGGATGTGCCGCTGATCTATGCGGATTACTATTTTATAGAAGCGATGCTGCGTTATAAAAAACTCAAACAGAAGTAG
- a CDS encoding RNA polymerase sigma factor, which yields MRRGDLPMDTGMAEDKWLLAQLKEGSRTAFDALYERYWEQVYGAAYKRLQDAGFAKDITQDIFLQLWLRREELQIEHLPAYLFTAVRNNVFKRMEKEKRYTPIPELMSLPDVASNAADGAILRKEFMKVYEALIKTLTPSQQEIFRMRYQQDMTTAQIAEQLNISRKTVQNQLGKSIIHLRESLLLALVFLLHHRP from the coding sequence TTGAGGAGAGGAGATTTGCCGATGGATACCGGAATGGCCGAAGATAAATGGCTGCTCGCGCAGTTAAAAGAAGGGAGCCGCACCGCTTTTGATGCCTTGTACGAAAGGTATTGGGAGCAGGTGTATGGGGCTGCATACAAGCGACTACAGGATGCCGGTTTCGCAAAGGACATTACCCAGGACATCTTTCTCCAACTATGGCTCCGGCGGGAAGAGCTACAGATCGAGCACCTCCCGGCCTATCTTTTCACCGCCGTCAGAAACAACGTGTTCAAGCGGATGGAGAAAGAAAAAAGGTACACGCCCATCCCCGAACTGATGAGTTTGCCCGATGTGGCCTCCAATGCTGCCGATGGCGCCATCCTCCGCAAGGAATTCATGAAAGTGTACGAGGCGCTCATCAAAACCCTCACCCCTTCACAGCAGGAGATATTCAGGATGCGCTACCAGCAGGATATGACCACGGCGCAGATCGCCGAACAGCTCAATATTTCCCGCAAAACCGTTCAGAACCAGTTGGGAAAAAGCATCATTCATTTGCGGGAATCCCTTCTCTTGGCGCTTGTTTTCCTATTGCACCACCGGCCATAG
- a CDS encoding FecR family protein, with protein MDRQTFSDILSRYRNGMASEEEIAFLHAYYLLHEPAGDGLQGLSREEKIQLKQDIREGIRREMDAVETTPVRRMNFSRWMVAAALILLAGIGGYFFFQRQEEQTREEMARTQVEPIVPGGNKAILTLSDGSTVLLDDAGNGVLATQGNAIVKKNADGELAYDLNSRPATGAATVFNTINTPRGGQYKLTLPDGTKVWLNAATVLRFPTTFTGNERKVELEGEAYFEVATNKKMPFRVQSAAQTVEVLGTHFNINTYKEEHDVKTTLLEGSVKVSAAVASEQKILVPGQQSLLVPGKAGISVAEANVEEVVAWKNGLFIFNKVSLETIMHQVARWYDVEVEYRGRITDDVFVGKLNRSENVQEVLRILELNNVKCHIEGRKIIVGK; from the coding sequence ATGGACCGGCAAACATTTTCAGATATACTTTCCAGGTACAGGAACGGGATGGCTTCCGAAGAGGAAATCGCTTTCCTGCATGCCTATTACCTGCTGCATGAACCTGCCGGCGATGGTTTGCAAGGGCTGAGCCGTGAAGAAAAAATACAATTGAAACAGGACATCAGGGAAGGCATTCGCAGGGAAATGGACGCGGTGGAAACAACGCCGGTGCGCAGGATGAACTTTTCCAGGTGGATGGTGGCGGCGGCGCTTATCCTGTTGGCGGGCATTGGCGGTTATTTTTTCTTCCAGCGGCAGGAAGAGCAGACACGCGAGGAAATGGCCCGTACCCAGGTGGAACCCATTGTACCGGGTGGCAACAAAGCGATACTGACACTCTCGGATGGCTCCACTGTGTTGCTGGATGATGCCGGGAATGGTGTACTGGCCACACAAGGCAATGCCATCGTAAAAAAGAATGCAGACGGAGAACTGGCGTACGACCTGAATTCACGCCCCGCAACAGGCGCGGCAACTGTGTTCAATACCATCAACACACCGCGCGGAGGACAGTACAAACTTACTTTGCCCGATGGTACCAAAGTATGGCTGAACGCCGCGACAGTGCTTCGTTTCCCCACCACATTCACGGGAAATGAAAGAAAAGTTGAACTGGAAGGAGAAGCTTATTTTGAAGTGGCCACCAATAAAAAAATGCCTTTCCGCGTGCAGTCTGCGGCTCAAACCGTTGAAGTGCTGGGCACCCATTTCAACATCAATACCTACAAGGAAGAGCATGACGTAAAAACCACTTTGCTGGAAGGAAGCGTGAAAGTGAGCGCCGCGGTTGCTTCAGAACAAAAAATACTGGTACCGGGTCAGCAGTCTTTACTGGTGCCGGGCAAAGCGGGCATTTCGGTAGCGGAGGCTAATGTGGAAGAAGTGGTGGCCTGGAAGAACGGGCTCTTCATCTTCAACAAGGTGAGTCTTGAAACCATCATGCACCAGGTGGCCAGGTGGTACGATGTGGAAGTGGAATACCGGGGACGAATAACGGATGATGTGTTCGTGGGAAAACTGAACAGGAGTGAAAACGTACAGGAAGTGTTGCGTATCCTGGAACTGAACAATGTAAAATGTCATATTGAGGGTAGAAAGATAATCGTGGGTAAATAA
- a CDS encoding TonB-dependent receptor, protein MKLTAILLFIGCLQLSAKSFSQNINLSAKNMSLEKALSIIGNQSGHFFFYRYNDLRKAKSVTLDLKNTPLKQALEEAFRNQPFTYTIDNKTIVVNKKVETPVAPKPELAPLADVKGKVLNEKNEPLPGATIRVKGANKMTVSDADGVFSLTGVPDDAVIVVSYTGYVQKEFTAASASDIVVVLKEEDSNLKAVVVVGYGTQQRKDVTGSIATISSQKLKDQVVTTIDAAMAGLAAGVQVSQASGSPGGGVSVRVRGAGSVTAGNEPLYVIDGFPVTNDYNQLNNPLNTISPNDIESIQILKDASATAIYGSRGSNGVVIITTKSGKSGVSRINFDAYTGIQEVAKKIELLDAEGFGKYINETRNNGWIDRGGSASDPNSVRNSALYNIPAFTADPSTMGKGTDWQDEIFRSAPMRNYQLSFSGGNEKTKYYLSAGYLDQDGVVIGSDFKRYSFKLNLESDISKRIRVGANITPSYTTSNVSDAEGHWTTGAVILSALLIPPHLPVYNPDGTYTTARALGNGFSSVENPVKVALEKVNKFNRFRLLGTSFAEIELYKDLKFKTMVGVDLASSRNRTFIPSVIGRDGAAPPQIPSATATSTENVNWLTELTLNYNKRFGAHAVNAVVGYTAQQEEFQSNTVSATNFPNDLVQTINAGVVNGGSSDIQQWTLLSYLARANYSYDNKYLLTATIRRDGSSRFGADNKWGVFPSVSLGWRISQEDFMQNIAWLSELKLRTSYGATGNNFIGNYEHIGLMTGQNYIFGSGSGAIVNGVRPSTFANANLGWERNNQFDAGVEIGVFDNRIALAVDYYDKRTSDLLLDVQTPLVTGFPNATQNIGKIRNHGLEFTLNTKNLVNAFKWSTDFNISFNKNEVLELGPGGAPVYASFQINNSHITQIGGELGAFFGYDVIGVFQNQKEIDDNPSFADSKPGHLRFRDVNGDGELSTADRTVLGSSLPDFTWGLTNSFSYNNFDLSVMVQGVQGFEIMNLGRRFYSNYAGTGNSLAASYENAWRSEADPGDGKTPRLNRDLARYTSSNASANISSVFIEDGSFWRIRNIALGYTFSEKLVSKIGAKSIRFYGSVQNAFTKTDYIGYNPEISNVGSSATAPGVDYGGYPVARTFTFGFNLGF, encoded by the coding sequence ATGAAACTCACTGCAATTCTTTTGTTTATTGGCTGCCTTCAGCTCAGCGCAAAAAGTTTTTCGCAGAACATCAATCTTTCTGCTAAGAATATGTCGCTCGAGAAGGCGCTTTCCATTATCGGGAACCAGAGCGGTCATTTCTTTTTTTACCGCTACAACGATCTCCGGAAGGCGAAGTCCGTTACTTTAGACCTGAAGAATACGCCCTTGAAACAGGCGCTGGAAGAAGCTTTCCGCAACCAGCCTTTCACGTATACCATCGACAACAAAACGATTGTTGTGAACAAAAAAGTGGAGACCCCTGTTGCCCCCAAACCTGAACTGGCCCCGCTGGCCGATGTAAAAGGAAAGGTGCTCAACGAAAAAAATGAACCCCTCCCGGGCGCTACCATCCGTGTGAAAGGCGCTAATAAAATGACCGTTTCCGACGCCGACGGCGTTTTCTCCCTCACCGGTGTTCCTGATGACGCGGTAATCGTTGTTTCCTACACCGGTTATGTGCAAAAGGAGTTCACCGCCGCTTCCGCGTCCGATATCGTGGTGGTACTGAAAGAAGAAGACAGTAACCTGAAAGCCGTTGTGGTGGTTGGTTACGGAACGCAACAACGTAAAGATGTGACCGGTTCCATCGCTACCATCTCCTCCCAGAAACTGAAGGACCAGGTGGTGACTACCATTGACGCCGCCATGGCCGGTCTGGCCGCGGGTGTACAGGTGTCGCAGGCTTCCGGTTCCCCGGGCGGCGGCGTTTCCGTAAGGGTACGCGGCGCCGGTTCCGTAACCGCGGGCAACGAACCGCTGTACGTGATCGACGGATTTCCCGTTACCAACGATTACAACCAGTTGAACAATCCGCTCAATACCATCAGTCCCAACGACATTGAATCCATCCAGATACTGAAAGACGCTTCCGCTACCGCGATTTATGGTTCAAGAGGTTCAAACGGGGTGGTGATCATTACCACCAAATCCGGAAAATCCGGAGTGTCAAGAATCAACTTTGACGCCTATACCGGTATCCAGGAAGTGGCCAAAAAAATTGAACTGCTGGACGCCGAAGGTTTCGGCAAGTACATCAACGAAACCCGCAACAACGGATGGATCGACCGTGGCGGTTCCGCAAGCGATCCCAACAGCGTACGGAATAGCGCACTGTACAATATTCCCGCTTTTACGGCCGATCCATCCACGATGGGCAAGGGCACCGACTGGCAGGATGAAATCTTCCGCTCCGCGCCCATGCGCAACTACCAGCTGAGCTTCTCCGGGGGCAACGAAAAAACGAAGTACTACCTCTCCGCCGGCTACCTGGATCAGGATGGTGTGGTGATCGGTTCCGATTTCAAAAGGTATTCTTTCAAACTTAACCTTGAATCGGATATCTCGAAGAGAATCCGCGTAGGCGCCAATATCACGCCCTCGTATACCACCAGCAATGTAAGTGACGCCGAGGGCCACTGGACCACGGGCGCCGTTATTCTTTCCGCATTGCTGATACCCCCGCATCTCCCTGTTTACAATCCCGATGGTACATACACTACCGCACGCGCATTGGGTAATGGCTTCAGCAGCGTGGAGAACCCTGTGAAAGTAGCCCTGGAAAAAGTCAACAAATTCAACCGCTTCCGTTTACTGGGTACCAGCTTCGCGGAAATCGAATTGTACAAAGACCTGAAGTTTAAAACCATGGTAGGCGTGGATCTCGCTTCCAGCAGGAACCGCACCTTTATTCCCTCTGTGATCGGCAGGGATGGCGCGGCGCCGCCACAAATTCCTTCCGCTACGGCTACTTCTACGGAGAATGTGAACTGGTTAACGGAACTGACCCTGAACTACAACAAAAGATTCGGCGCGCACGCCGTAAACGCAGTGGTGGGTTATACCGCACAGCAGGAAGAGTTCCAGAGCAACACGGTTTCCGCTACCAATTTCCCCAACGACCTCGTACAAACCATCAACGCGGGCGTGGTGAACGGCGGAAGCTCGGATATCCAGCAGTGGACGTTGCTTTCCTACCTGGCACGTGCCAACTATAGTTACGATAACAAGTACCTGCTCACGGCTACCATCAGACGAGACGGATCTTCCCGCTTTGGAGCCGATAACAAATGGGGCGTGTTCCCCTCCGTTTCGCTGGGATGGCGCATTTCGCAGGAAGATTTCATGCAGAACATCGCCTGGCTGAGCGAACTGAAACTGCGCACAAGCTACGGTGCTACCGGTAATAACTTCATCGGTAACTACGAACATATCGGTCTGATGACAGGACAGAACTACATCTTCGGTTCCGGTTCAGGCGCTATCGTGAACGGTGTGCGCCCCAGCACGTTCGCCAACGCCAACCTCGGTTGGGAACGCAACAACCAGTTCGATGCTGGCGTGGAAATTGGTGTTTTCGATAACCGTATTGCACTCGCGGTGGATTATTACGACAAAAGAACTTCCGACCTGCTGCTGGATGTGCAAACGCCGCTGGTAACAGGTTTCCCCAACGCCACGCAGAACATTGGTAAGATCAGGAACCATGGTCTTGAGTTCACCTTGAATACCAAAAACCTGGTGAACGCCTTTAAATGGAGTACCGATTTCAATATCTCCTTTAACAAAAATGAAGTACTGGAACTTGGCCCCGGCGGTGCGCCTGTGTATGCCAGCTTCCAGATCAACAACAGCCATATCACCCAGATTGGCGGTGAACTGGGCGCATTCTTCGGCTACGATGTGATCGGCGTTTTCCAGAACCAGAAAGAAATTGACGATAACCCCAGTTTCGCCGATTCCAAACCAGGACACCTTCGTTTCAGAGACGTGAATGGTGATGGAGAACTTTCTACCGCAGACAGAACCGTGTTAGGCAGCTCGCTTCCCGATTTCACCTGGGGGCTTACCAACAGCTTCTCTTACAACAATTTTGACCTGAGCGTAATGGTGCAGGGCGTACAGGGCTTTGAAATCATGAACCTCGGCCGCCGTTTCTATTCCAACTACGCCGGTACGGGTAACTCCCTCGCCGCTTCCTACGAGAATGCCTGGCGCTCCGAAGCCGATCCCGGCGATGGCAAAACACCACGCCTGAACAGGGACCTCGCGCGTTACACCAGCAGCAACGCCAGCGCCAACATTTCTTCCGTATTCATCGAGGATGGTTCTTTCTGGAGAATACGCAACATCGCGCTTGGCTACACCTTCAGCGAAAAACTGGTGTCGAAGATCGGTGCCAAAAGCATCCGCTTCTACGGCAGTGTGCAGAACGCCTTTACCAAAACCGATTACATCGGGTACAATCCGGAAATCAGCAACGTAGGCTCCAGCGCTACCGCGCCGGGTGTGGATTACGGCGGTTATCCCGTGGCACGCACCTTCACTTTCGGATTCAACCTCGGCTTCTAA
- a CDS encoding RagB/SusD family nutrient uptake outer membrane protein produces MKRTIIYSSLLLSAALAGCSKDFIDRAPISQNNTVNFYKTAADMAVAVNAAYGALQYTGQYYSAIHEIGDVRSDNSWIEDVQTGLNVVEIDVFSNQSNNTLLASMWGDTYRGIQQCNIVLDRIDAVTMDQTLKDRYKGEVKFLRALMYFNLVRTFGDIPLVTKEIRSPEEGYEYGRETTANVYAQIIADLKDAENVLSIRYTGVDIGRATSGAAKALLGKVYLTTKQFPLAAQKLKEVIDLVPQNMYMILPNYADVFKVTNENHRESIFDVQFKKGMTPSEGSPFTNQFAPRGSGVIVSIVGAGLGFNIPTQDMENAYEAGDLRKNISMASGYTSNGNFVAAKYTKKYLDVPFQANDADNNWPVLRYADVLLMYAEALNEIGYVADGPAFDYLNQIRTRAGLQPKTSNNTNVALRVASQAEFRLAVEQERRVELAFEGHRWFDLVRTGRALDVMTAHGSDIKPHMLIFPIPQSQIDINPEKIYQNPDYD; encoded by the coding sequence ATGAAACGTACTATCATATATTCTTCCTTACTGCTCTCCGCGGCTTTGGCGGGATGCAGTAAAGATTTCATCGACCGTGCGCCCATTTCGCAGAACAATACCGTGAACTTCTATAAAACAGCGGCGGATATGGCCGTGGCGGTGAACGCGGCTTACGGCGCACTGCAATATACCGGGCAATATTATTCGGCCATCCACGAAATCGGCGACGTACGCTCCGATAACTCCTGGATTGAAGACGTGCAAACAGGTCTGAATGTAGTGGAGATCGATGTCTTCAGCAACCAGTCTAACAACACGCTCCTGGCCAGTATGTGGGGCGATACCTACCGCGGCATCCAGCAATGTAACATCGTCCTGGACAGGATCGACGCCGTTACCATGGACCAGACCCTGAAGGACCGCTACAAAGGAGAAGTGAAGTTTCTCCGGGCGCTCATGTACTTTAACCTGGTGCGTACCTTCGGCGATATTCCCCTCGTTACAAAAGAAATCCGCAGCCCGGAAGAAGGCTACGAATACGGAAGAGAGACTACAGCGAATGTGTATGCGCAGATTATTGCTGATCTGAAAGATGCGGAAAATGTACTTTCCATCCGTTATACCGGCGTCGACATCGGAAGGGCCACTTCAGGCGCGGCAAAAGCTTTGTTGGGCAAAGTGTACCTCACCACCAAACAATTCCCGCTGGCTGCGCAGAAACTGAAAGAAGTGATTGACCTGGTGCCGCAGAACATGTACATGATCCTGCCCAACTATGCCGATGTGTTTAAGGTGACCAACGAGAACCACCGCGAATCTATTTTCGATGTACAGTTTAAAAAAGGAATGACCCCTTCTGAAGGAAGTCCTTTTACTAACCAGTTCGCGCCCCGAGGTTCAGGAGTCATCGTTTCCATTGTAGGTGCCGGACTTGGCTTTAATATTCCCACCCAGGATATGGAAAATGCGTATGAAGCGGGCGATCTGCGTAAAAATATTTCCATGGCCAGTGGTTACACCAGCAACGGTAACTTCGTAGCCGCCAAATACACCAAAAAATACCTGGATGTACCGTTCCAGGCGAACGATGCCGATAACAACTGGCCGGTACTCCGTTATGCCGATGTATTGCTGATGTATGCCGAAGCCTTGAACGAAATCGGTTATGTGGCTGATGGACCCGCTTTCGATTACCTGAACCAGATCAGGACCCGTGCCGGACTTCAACCCAAAACCAGCAACAACACCAACGTGGCCCTTCGTGTGGCCAGCCAGGCGGAATTCCGGCTCGCCGTAGAACAGGAAAGAAGAGTGGAACTCGCTTTTGAAGGACACCGCTGGTTCGACCTGGTACGAACAGGTCGTGCCCTGGATGTGATGACCGCGCATGGTTCAGATATCAAGCCACACATGCTGATCTTCCCCATCCCCCAGTCACAGATCGATATCAACCCGGAAAAAATCTATCAGAATCCTGATTACGATTAG
- a CDS encoding BNR-4 repeat-containing protein, whose product MIQLLAAAIFMLPVQPTGNMKDTVITLNKVDDGYRGIWYANQPSNDEYVFKYSGGLATYPANHYPFSVYAPEVNKTFFCYGGTDKAGKTLLHTVSYYDHTTGMVPRPVVVMDKNTNDAHDNPVLNIDAQGYIWLFSTSHGTESPSYMHRSVKPYDISSFERVTPTRKEQGKTIPFDNFSYLQAWYSKGNGFLQLFTHYDRQVIPGQPRKPRRTISFITSKDGVQYGEWKDIATIEEGHYQTSGQWKNKIATSFNYHPVKQGENGLNYRTNLYYIATNDFGNTWRNANGTALALPLKDIENPALVKDYSKEGLNVYINDIAFDKKGNPVILYITSKGYEAGPQSGPQQWHTARFTGKDWEILPVTSSDNNYDMGSLYIDAKGNWTIIGPTADGPQRYNTGGEIVMWESRNKGRTWQRKQLTYNSTRNHCYPRKPVNVHDDFYAFWADGHGRQTSESDLYFSNRKGEVFRLPRTMQTDHAKPEKLSLKK is encoded by the coding sequence ATGATACAATTACTTGCAGCAGCCATCTTCATGTTACCCGTTCAACCAACGGGTAACATGAAAGATACTGTGATCACACTCAATAAGGTGGATGATGGTTACAGGGGCATATGGTACGCCAACCAGCCCAGTAACGATGAATATGTATTCAAGTACAGCGGCGGGCTCGCCACTTATCCCGCCAACCATTACCCGTTTTCAGTGTACGCGCCGGAAGTGAACAAAACATTCTTCTGCTACGGCGGTACCGATAAAGCGGGAAAAACCTTATTGCATACCGTCTCCTATTACGACCATACCACCGGAATGGTCCCGCGCCCTGTAGTGGTAATGGACAAAAATACCAACGACGCGCACGATAATCCGGTGCTGAATATTGACGCGCAGGGTTATATCTGGCTTTTCTCAACCTCACATGGAACGGAAAGCCCGTCGTATATGCACCGCAGCGTGAAACCTTATGATATCAGTTCATTTGAACGCGTCACACCCACCAGGAAGGAACAAGGGAAAACAATTCCTTTCGATAATTTCTCCTACCTCCAGGCCTGGTACAGCAAAGGCAACGGCTTTCTGCAATTGTTCACCCATTACGACCGCCAGGTGATTCCCGGACAGCCACGCAAACCGCGGCGCACCATCAGTTTTATCACCAGTAAGGATGGTGTTCAATACGGGGAATGGAAAGATATCGCCACCATTGAAGAAGGACATTACCAAACCAGCGGTCAATGGAAAAACAAGATCGCCACCAGTTTTAATTACCACCCGGTAAAACAGGGAGAGAACGGACTGAATTACAGAACGAATTTGTATTATATCGCCACAAACGATTTTGGAAACACCTGGCGCAATGCCAATGGCACAGCGCTGGCGCTTCCCTTAAAAGATATTGAGAATCCCGCTTTGGTGAAAGATTACAGCAAAGAAGGACTGAACGTTTACATCAACGACATCGCTTTCGATAAAAAAGGAAATCCTGTTATCCTTTACATCACCAGCAAAGGATATGAGGCCGGACCGCAATCCGGACCGCAACAATGGCATACCGCCAGGTTTACCGGGAAGGACTGGGAGATATTACCCGTAACCAGTTCCGACAACAATTACGATATGGGTTCGCTTTACATTGACGCGAAGGGAAACTGGACCATCATTGGCCCAACAGCGGATGGTCCCCAACGCTACAATACCGGAGGAGAAATAGTAATGTGGGAAAGCAGGAACAAAGGAAGAACCTGGCAACGGAAACAACTCACGTACAACAGTACCCGTAACCATTGTTACCCCAGAAAACCCGTGAACGTACACGATGATTTCTATGCTTTCTGGGCCGATGGGCACGGGCGGCAAACCTCTGAATCGGACCTGTATTTTTCGAATAGAAAGGGCGAAGTATTCCGGCTGCCGCGCACCATGCAAACCGACCATGCCAAACCTGAAAAACTAAGCCTGAAAAAATAG